The Microlunatus antarcticus genome window below encodes:
- a CDS encoding Gfo/Idh/MocA family protein — protein MSADLRIAVLGVGMMGAFHADALATRVKGATVTVVNDFAADKAAEVAARIGARVVADPFEAIADPEVDAVLIATPGAAHAGQVQACLDAGKPVLCEKPLTTDIASSYALVQAEAKLDRPLVQLGFMRRFDAEYVTLHDLITSGGLGNPLLVHCTHRNPTVPEHFNSEFMIRDSVVHEVDVARFLLDEEITSVQVLRGVATSAAPEGTNDPMIVVFETTSGRLVTDEIYVRSGIAYEVRTEVVGEAGSAMIGLDQNLVRTTTDGRWGGTITPGFVERFGQAYDTELQRWVAAAKQGTIDGPGVWDGYAAVAVCEAGVQAVRTGEKVPVVMEARP, from the coding sequence GTGAGCGCCGACCTGAGGATCGCCGTCCTCGGCGTCGGGATGATGGGGGCGTTCCACGCGGACGCGCTCGCCACCCGGGTCAAGGGCGCGACGGTCACCGTGGTCAACGACTTCGCCGCCGACAAGGCCGCAGAGGTCGCCGCCCGAATCGGTGCGCGGGTCGTCGCCGACCCGTTCGAGGCGATCGCCGACCCCGAGGTCGACGCCGTCCTGATCGCGACCCCGGGCGCGGCCCACGCGGGCCAGGTCCAGGCCTGCCTCGACGCGGGCAAGCCGGTGCTCTGCGAGAAGCCGTTGACCACCGACATCGCGTCCTCGTACGCGCTGGTGCAGGCCGAGGCCAAGCTCGACCGGCCACTGGTCCAGCTCGGCTTCATGCGGCGCTTCGACGCCGAGTACGTCACCCTGCACGACCTGATCACCTCGGGCGGGCTGGGCAACCCGCTGCTCGTGCACTGCACGCACCGCAACCCGACGGTGCCGGAGCACTTCAACTCGGAGTTCATGATCCGCGACTCCGTGGTGCACGAGGTCGACGTCGCCCGCTTCCTGCTCGACGAGGAGATCACCTCGGTGCAGGTGCTCCGCGGCGTGGCCACCTCGGCCGCGCCGGAGGGCACGAACGACCCGATGATCGTGGTCTTCGAGACCACCTCGGGCCGCCTCGTCACCGACGAGATCTACGTCCGCAGCGGCATCGCGTACGAGGTCCGCACCGAGGTCGTCGGCGAGGCCGGCAGCGCCATGATCGGGCTCGACCAGAACCTCGTGCGCACGACCACCGACGGGCGCTGGGGCGGCACGATCACCCCGGGCTTCGTCGAGCGGTTCGGGCAGGCCTACGACACCGAGCTGCAGCGGTGGGTCGCCGCGGCGAAGCAGGGCACGATCGACGGCCCGGGCGTCTGGGACGGCTACGCCGCGGTCGCGGTCTGCGAGGCCGGCGTGCAGGCCGTCCGGACCGGTGAGAAGGTGCCGGTCGTCATGGAGGCCCGGCCATGA
- a CDS encoding sugar phosphate isomerase/epimerase family protein produces the protein MRLALDAQMFFATSSVYELPDIAAGLGYAWIELSPKDDFIPFFRHPRIDDAGVRRLKKVAADAGVGFASIIPLNRWSGPDEGQRQAAVRSWKRSIQIAVDLGVDVLNSEFNGRPEDPETAEAMFLRSMDELLPIVEREGIRLVLEPHPDDFIEDGLDAVGMIRGLNHPSVSFLYCTPHAFHQRHSPAAIIEAAGDLVSYVHLADAFDHTASHGLRYITNPPGNAVRVHQHMEVGRGEVDYDAVFAALAAVGFDGVISSCVFGFEEDARAISERQRDAAVSLVTQHFGADQAAALTRT, from the coding sequence GTGAGGCTGGCCCTCGACGCGCAGATGTTCTTCGCCACGAGCAGCGTCTACGAGCTGCCCGACATCGCGGCGGGCCTCGGCTACGCCTGGATCGAGCTGTCGCCCAAGGACGACTTCATCCCGTTCTTCCGGCACCCCCGGATCGACGACGCCGGCGTCCGCCGGCTCAAGAAGGTCGCCGCCGACGCCGGCGTCGGCTTCGCCTCGATCATCCCGCTCAACCGCTGGTCGGGTCCCGACGAGGGCCAGCGCCAGGCCGCCGTCCGGTCGTGGAAGCGGTCGATCCAGATCGCCGTCGACCTCGGCGTGGACGTGCTCAACTCCGAGTTCAACGGCCGTCCGGAGGACCCGGAGACCGCCGAGGCGATGTTCCTGCGGTCGATGGACGAGCTCCTGCCGATCGTCGAGCGCGAGGGGATCAGGCTCGTGCTCGAGCCGCACCCGGACGACTTCATCGAGGACGGCCTGGACGCGGTCGGGATGATCCGGGGGCTGAACCACCCGAGCGTCAGCTTCCTCTACTGCACGCCGCACGCGTTCCACCAGCGCCACAGCCCGGCGGCGATCATCGAGGCGGCCGGCGACCTGGTGAGCTACGTGCACCTGGCCGACGCCTTCGACCACACGGCCTCGCACGGCCTGCGCTACATCACCAACCCGCCCGGCAACGCCGTCCGCGTGCACCAGCACATGGAGGTCGGGCGCGGCGAGGTCGACTACGACGCGGTCTTCGCCGCGCTCGCCGCCGTCGGCTTCGACGGTGTCATCAGCAGCTGCGTCTTCGGCTTCGAGGAGGACGCGCGCGCGATCTCCGAGCGTCAGCGCGACGCGGCCGTCAGCCTGGTGACGCAGCACTTCGGCGCCGACCAGGCCGCCGCCCTCACCCGTACCTAG
- a CDS encoding CoA-acylating methylmalonate-semialdehyde dehydrogenase, with protein MATTLHHWLNGATFEGSGGRFSDVTNPATGEVSAQLALASEDDVDAVVAAASAAFPKWRDTSLARRVQILFAFRELLNARADELAAIITSEHGKVLSDARGEVARGQEVVEFACGIPHLIKGAFTENASTRVDVHSVRQPLGVVGIISPFNFPAMVPMWFFPLAIASGNTVVLKPSEKVPTAALFMAQLWKEAGLPDGVFNVLNGDKVAVDGLLTHPDVQSISFVGSTPIARYVYETGTSHGKRVQALGGAKNHMLVLPDADLDLAADAAVNAGYGSAGERCMAISAVLAVGDVADTLVEKIRERTVGLQTGDGTRGCDMGPLVTSVAQKRVAGYVDAGEASGATLVVDGRDPKVNADGNGFFVGPTLFDHVTTDMSIYTDEIFGPVLAVVRVDTYAEGLQLINDNPYGNGTAIFTNDGGAARQFQNEVKVGMIGINVPVPVPMAYYSFGGWKNSLFGDTHAHGVEGVHFFTRGKVVTSRWLDPSHGGINLGFPQNQ; from the coding sequence ATGGCCACCACCCTCCACCACTGGCTGAACGGCGCGACCTTCGAAGGCTCCGGCGGTCGCTTCAGCGACGTGACCAACCCGGCGACCGGCGAGGTCAGCGCCCAGCTGGCCCTGGCGTCGGAGGACGACGTCGACGCGGTCGTCGCCGCGGCCTCCGCGGCGTTCCCGAAGTGGCGCGACACCTCCCTCGCCCGCCGCGTGCAGATCCTCTTCGCGTTCCGCGAGCTGCTGAACGCCCGCGCCGACGAGCTGGCCGCGATCATCACCAGCGAGCACGGCAAGGTCCTCTCCGACGCCCGCGGCGAGGTCGCCCGCGGCCAGGAGGTCGTCGAGTTCGCCTGCGGCATCCCGCACCTGATCAAGGGCGCGTTCACGGAGAACGCCTCGACCCGCGTCGACGTGCACTCGGTGCGCCAGCCCCTCGGCGTCGTCGGCATCATCTCGCCCTTCAACTTCCCGGCCATGGTGCCGATGTGGTTCTTCCCGCTGGCCATCGCCTCGGGCAACACCGTCGTGCTCAAGCCGAGCGAGAAGGTGCCGACCGCGGCCCTGTTCATGGCGCAGCTGTGGAAGGAGGCCGGCCTGCCCGACGGCGTCTTCAACGTCCTCAACGGCGACAAGGTCGCCGTCGACGGGCTGCTGACCCACCCCGACGTGCAGTCGATCAGCTTCGTCGGCTCGACCCCGATCGCGCGCTACGTCTACGAGACCGGCACCTCGCACGGCAAGCGCGTCCAGGCGCTCGGCGGGGCCAAGAACCATATGCTCGTGCTGCCCGACGCCGACCTCGACCTCGCGGCCGACGCGGCCGTCAACGCCGGCTACGGCTCGGCGGGGGAGCGCTGCATGGCGATCTCGGCCGTGCTCGCCGTCGGCGACGTCGCCGACACGCTCGTGGAGAAGATCCGCGAGCGCACCGTCGGGCTGCAGACCGGCGACGGCACCCGCGGCTGCGACATGGGCCCGCTCGTCACCTCGGTGGCCCAGAAGCGCGTGGCCGGCTACGTCGACGCCGGTGAGGCCTCGGGCGCGACGCTCGTCGTCGACGGCCGCGACCCGAAGGTCAACGCCGACGGCAACGGCTTCTTCGTCGGCCCGACGCTCTTCGACCACGTCACGACGGACATGAGCATCTACACCGACGAGATCTTCGGCCCGGTGCTCGCGGTCGTCCGCGTCGACACGTACGCCGAGGGCCTGCAGCTGATCAACGACAACCCGTACGGCAACGGCACCGCGATCTTCACCAACGACGGCGGCGCGGCCCGGCAGTTCCAGAACGAGGTCAAGGTCGGCATGATCGGCATCAACGTGCCGGTCCCCGTCCCGATGGCGTACTACTCGTTCGGTGGCTGGAAGAACTCGCTGTTCGGCGACACCCACGCCCACGGCGTCGAGGGCGTGCACTTCTTCACCCGCGGCAAGGTCGTCACGTCGCGCTGGCTCGACCCGAGCCACGGCGGCATCAACCTCGGCTTCCCGCAGAACCAGTAG
- a CDS encoding TfoX/Sxy family protein — MPYDVALADRIRMVLAEELLGGELDDDEGDLGLVEEKKMFGGLGFMVAGHLAVCAGSKGDLMVRVDPAEIDALCADADVEPMAMAGRTSKSWVNVAPEALTDDALSAWIERGVTAARSASRR, encoded by the coding sequence GTGCCGTACGACGTCGCGCTCGCGGACCGGATCCGCATGGTCCTCGCCGAGGAGCTGCTCGGCGGCGAGCTCGACGACGACGAGGGCGACCTCGGCCTCGTCGAGGAGAAGAAGATGTTCGGCGGCCTCGGCTTCATGGTGGCCGGCCACCTGGCCGTCTGCGCCGGCTCGAAGGGCGACCTGATGGTCCGCGTCGACCCGGCCGAGATCGACGCGCTCTGCGCCGACGCGGACGTCGAGCCGATGGCGATGGCCGGCCGCACCTCGAAGAGCTGGGTGAACGTCGCCCCCGAGGCCCTGACCGACGACGCCTTGAGCGCCTGGATCGAACGCGGCGTCACCGCCGCCCGCTCCGCCTCGCGCCGCTGA
- a CDS encoding TIGR03089 family protein codes for MPLIAELLARRVRSAGSAPLVTYYDVDAGIRTELSGTTFANWVAKTSNLLTDELMLEPGASVELLVAARHPGHWMTLVWALACWQTGATLTLGRPDEAALVVCGPDYADVDPGTAELVACSLHPLGLGLEPPVPSGVVDYAAEVRVQPDVWNVNPVASDAPAWHDHERALDQTDLLLGGPVPAQRLLVRSGDPWATVRDAVVVPLRDGGSSVVLAGAADDERARQIGLTERVDAVVSD; via the coding sequence GTGCCGCTGATCGCCGAGCTCCTCGCCCGTCGGGTCCGGTCCGCCGGCTCGGCCCCGCTGGTCACCTACTACGACGTCGACGCCGGGATCCGGACGGAGCTGTCGGGGACGACGTTCGCGAACTGGGTCGCCAAGACGAGCAACCTGCTGACCGACGAGCTGATGCTGGAGCCTGGGGCGTCGGTCGAGCTCCTCGTCGCCGCACGCCACCCCGGCCACTGGATGACGCTGGTGTGGGCGCTGGCCTGCTGGCAGACCGGCGCGACCCTCACCCTCGGTCGGCCCGACGAGGCCGCGCTCGTGGTGTGCGGGCCGGACTACGCCGACGTCGACCCGGGGACGGCCGAGCTGGTCGCCTGCTCGTTGCACCCGCTGGGCCTGGGGCTCGAGCCCCCCGTGCCGTCGGGCGTCGTGGACTACGCCGCGGAGGTCCGCGTCCAGCCCGACGTGTGGAACGTCAACCCCGTCGCCTCCGACGCCCCGGCCTGGCACGACCACGAGCGGGCGCTGGACCAGACCGACCTGCTCCTCGGCGGCCCGGTCCCGGCGCAGCGGCTCCTGGTGCGTTCCGGGGACCCGTGGGCGACCGTACGGGACGCCGTCGTCGTACCGCTGCGCGACGGCGGCTCGTCCGTGGTCCTGGCCGGCGCCGCCGACGACGAGCGCGCTCGGCAGATCGGCCTGACCGAGCGCGTGGACGCCGTCGTCAGCGACTAG